The Desertibacillus haloalkaliphilus genome segment CAAATAATTTAGGTGGAGTCGTATTATTTATTATGTCTGGGGTGTTAGCTGCAATTAGCTGGAGAATGGCATTTAGTGTGTATATTTTAGTTCTAGTTGCTGCCATCATTGTGTTTTTCTATTTACCAAAAACAAAGGTTGATTATAGTCGGCAGGAAATAAAATTACAACCATTACCAAAACAGATTTACGTGTTTGGGGTTGCTATGTTT includes the following:
- a CDS encoding MFS transporter, which codes for MVPTIELLLFFRAVLGIGVGLMMPISTSLVADFFDGEERTATMGQVSAANNLGGVVLFIMSGVLAAISWRMAFSVYILVLVAAIIVFFYLPKTKVDYSRQEIKLQPLPKQIYVFGVAMF